From the Toxoplasma gondii ME49 chromosome VIIa, whole genome shotgun sequence genome, one window contains:
- a CDS encoding kinesin, putative (encoded by transcript TGME49_206570) — translation MPKSKLATYALPEQHNETTLFLLRNYITKPIAEMRTVARSRCSTSHISPSGLRSSPPLSLMTCLPSSSSPSSFPSSLLSPLAAPPHDLSYPAPQLSSFSAPTLSLHVSPINRTVPDPGEFTSASLSDTRFGPDSLPPCIEQAKSDTRFVTQPGKNIQVVCRLRPIQKESGNRSLLQNSEQHLVASPPCRANTAFFLQGNSIHVRHPPSLLSSGGTSGGIGGRALQEYTFDYVFGENSSQQAIFERIGTPLVLSVCSGFNATLLAYGQSSSGKTYTIIGDRENDDVLHYGNKHGDEEIKEGREEQSGTAGVEAGGKFSHHPWTTSIEREGAGDKAPGCSARQEKVDEERGDRKLRECDGLLPRMINGIFTWIKANENAAVKRCVRTAAVEIYNENIRDLISGKCGLKVQRQKQNKGSQGGVAIVGLQDKLVREPHEAFSVLEKAIKARRAAATRMNADSSRSHFIFRITIQEIVLNTGDSKVGRLTVVDLAGSERVAKTGSMGVMLHEGSMINKSLMCLGKVINALAALAEKSSDSGTSTNAALPSTSSPLPSSSFALPPSSPVQQAPVAVSSLIASSFVPYRDSKLTRVLQDALGGNSNTCLILSCSQDAVHLSESISTLRFGQRAMRVKNSPKMNVKRAHEEAEFRYKKSHQHLEAEYQAFVSSVMGWAESAVLKFAKTQTAKKAKKTKKLLMRKMKRECLPTHQWKMALLLFSLG, via the exons ATGCCCAAAAGCAAATTGGCAACTTATGCGCTTCCTGAGCAGCACAATGAGACAACTCTGTTTTTGTTACGAAACTACATCACAAAGCCGATTGCTGAGATGAGAACAGTTGCTCGATCCCGTTGTTCCACTTCTCATATTTCTCCTTCCGGGCTCCGgtcgtctcctccgctttctctgATGActtgtcttccctcttcttcgtctccgtcttcgtttccttcttcgctgctgtctccactAGCCGCACCGCCTCATGATTTGTCTTACCCGGCTCCTCagctttcttcgttttctgctcctactctctctctgcatgtgtcgCCGATAAACCGCACTGTACCTGATCCTGGTGAATTTACCTCGGCTTCTTTAAGTGACACACGCTTTGGCCCTGACTCACTTCCCCCATGTATCGAGCAAGCGAAAAGTGATACTCGTTTCGTCACACAACCGGGCAAGAATATTCAGGTGGTCTGCCGTCTGCGCCCGATTCAAAAAGAGTCAGGGAACCGGTCACTCCTTCAGAATTCTGAGCAACACCTCGTAGCGTCTCCCCCCTGCAGAGCAAACACCGCTTTCTTCTTACAAGGCAACAGTATCCATGTTCGTCATCCACCGTCCCTCTTGTCGTCCGGAGGCACGAGCGGTGGAATAGGCGGTAGAGCATTACAGGAGTACACGTTCGATTACGTGTTTGGTGAGAACAGTTCCCAGCAGGCGATTTTCGAGAGAATAGGTACGCCTCTGGTGCTGTCAGTTTGCTCTGGATTCAATGCAACTCTTCTAGCTTATGGACAAAGTTCGAGTGGAAAAACATACACAATTATAGGCGATCGGGAAAACGATGACGTCTTGCACTACGGGAACAAACACGGTGACGAAGAAATCAAGGAGggacgagaggaacagagcgGAACTGCCGGCGTCGAGGCGGGAGGAAAATTTTCTCATCACCCGTGGACGACATCTATTGAAAGGGAAGGAGCAGGTGATAAAGCACCTGGCTGCAGCGCACGACAGGAAAAGGtggacgaggaaagaggggaCAGAAAATTAAGAGAATGTGATGGTTTGTTACCTAGGATGATCAATGGAATATTTACTTGGATAAAAGCAAATGAAAATGCAGCAGTTAAGCGGTGTGTCCGCACAGCCGCCGTTGAAATCTATAATGAGAATATACGGGACCTTATAAGTGGCAAATGTGGACTTAAGGTACagaggcagaaacagaaCAAAGGCTCACAAGGAGGTGTCGCCATTGTTGGACTGCAAGATAAATTAGTTAGAGAGCCTCATGAAGCGTTCAGTGTTCTCGAGAAGGCAATCAAGGCAAGACGGGCCGCAGCCACACGCATGAACGCGGACTCGAGCAGATCGCACTTCATCTTCCGTATTACCATCCAAGAAATCGTGCTGAACACAG GAGATTCGAAAGTCGGCCGACTCACTGTCGTGGACCTAGCCGGCAGCGAGCGAGTCGCCAAAACCGGTAGTATGGGTGTAATGCTCCATGAAGGGTCGATGATAAACAAAAGTCTAATGTGTTTGGGCAAAGTTATCAACGCTCTTGCTGCTCTTGCGGAGAAGAGCAGTGACTCTGGGACTTCCACGAACGCAGCTCTCCCTTCAACCTCGTCGCCCCTTCCCTCTTCATCGTTTGCGCttccgccttcgtcgccagTGCAGCAGGCGCCCGTGGCTGTGTCTTCCTTGATTGCTTCCTCGTTTGTGCCTTACAGGGATTCAAAGTTGACGCGGGTGCTGCAGGATGCTTTAGGCGGGAACTCAAATACTTGTCTGATCCTCAGCTGCTCTCAAGATGCCGTACATTTGAGTGAAAGCATCTCGACACTCAGGTTTGGGCAGCGAGCTATGCGTGTGAAGAACTCCCCAAAAATGAACGTTAAAAGGGCTCATGAGGAGGCGGAGTTTCGTTACAAAAAGAGCCACCAACATCTAGAGGCGGAGTACCAAGCATTTGTCTCCAGTGTAATGGGCTGGGCTGAATCTGCCGTTCTTAAATTTGCTAAAACTCAG acggcgaagaaggcgaagaagacaaagaaactTCTGATGAGGAAAATGAAAAGGGAATGCCTCCCAACGCATCAGTGGAAGATGGCACTTCtacttttttctctgggaTAA
- a CDS encoding EF hand domain-containing protein (encoded by transcript TGME49_206560), translating into MPPTGPLDLETAGQPTAVELEALRRVFNWIDSDKDGKLSLQEISNALASLGHKMPKQEIEVIIWELDEDLDQHISWDEFLVMYQRSINDPTGLEPRSFFNLVQFLMYDTNFTGEISVEQTLQILFVRFGRELLDQEIQAIFGEEEKGHGGEEKRITLSEYLERVQGRLNKQRRNEKAASVRSR; encoded by the exons atgCCGCCAACCGGCCCCCTCGATCTGGAGACTGCGGGGCAGCCAACCGCCGTCGAGCTTGAGGCCTTGCGACGTGTTTTCAACTGGATAGATTCAGACAAAGACGGGAAGCTAAGCCTGCAAGAAATCAGCAATGCTCTTGCCTCCCTCGGTCACAAAATGCCCAAA CAAGAGATTGAGGTGATCATATGGGAACTTGACGAGGATCTAGACCAGCATATAAGCTGGGACGAATTCCTCGTTATGTATCAAAGGAGTATTAATGATCCCACAG GCCTGGAACCCCGTTCCTTCTTCAATCTTGTTCAGTTTCTCATGTACGACACAAACTTTACGGGAGAAATTAGTGTCGAACAAACGCTCCAGATTCTGTTCGTCCGCTTCGGAAGGGAACTGCTAGACCAG GAAATCCAGGCGATATttggtgaagaagagaagggccacggcggagaggaaaagaggatAACGCTTTCGGAATACTTGGAGAGAGTCCAAGGACGCCTCAACAAGCAGCG CAGAAATGAAAAAGCTGCTAGTGTTCGTTCAAGGTGA